One window of Nocardia nova SH22a genomic DNA carries:
- the mshD gene encoding mycothiol synthase, whose amino-acid sequence MGVSVEVPGWVAELSADVAAEVVALVERAGGADGVAPISEQAVLSVCGTAKSGDGDQDSPVRHLVIERDGELAAYANLVPAHGDHPAMAEAVVDPRARGRGIGAALVAAALEAGGPGARIWAHGNLAPARAVAGRLGLVVARELWQMRLSATVELPELTIPGGLVLRTYAGPADDAEILRVNNAAFDWHPEQGGWTEADIAVRRESSWFDPEGLFIAVDPAEPDHILGFHWTKVHPADDTSEAVGEVYVVAVDPAAQGRGLGRLLTLAGLHHLRDRGLDTVILYTEADNTAAVHTYTRLGFETAHIDAAYSAR is encoded by the coding sequence ATGGGTGTGAGCGTAGAGGTGCCGGGCTGGGTCGCCGAGCTGTCCGCCGACGTCGCGGCCGAGGTGGTGGCGCTGGTCGAACGGGCCGGTGGCGCCGACGGCGTGGCGCCGATCTCCGAACAGGCCGTGCTGTCGGTGTGCGGGACCGCGAAATCCGGTGACGGCGACCAGGATTCGCCGGTGCGGCACCTGGTGATCGAGCGCGACGGCGAACTGGCCGCCTACGCCAATCTCGTTCCGGCGCACGGTGATCACCCCGCGATGGCGGAGGCCGTCGTGGATCCCCGGGCGCGCGGGCGGGGGATCGGCGCCGCCCTGGTCGCGGCCGCACTCGAGGCGGGTGGTCCGGGCGCGCGGATCTGGGCGCACGGCAACCTCGCTCCGGCCCGTGCGGTGGCGGGGCGGCTGGGTCTGGTCGTGGCCCGGGAACTGTGGCAGATGCGCCTCTCGGCAACCGTCGAGCTACCGGAGTTGACGATTCCGGGCGGGCTCGTGCTGCGGACCTACGCCGGTCCCGCCGACGATGCCGAGATCCTGCGGGTCAACAATGCCGCGTTCGACTGGCATCCCGAGCAGGGCGGCTGGACCGAGGCCGATATCGCGGTGCGCCGGGAGTCGTCCTGGTTCGATCCCGAGGGCCTGTTCATCGCCGTCGATCCCGCCGAACCGGACCACATTCTGGGATTCCACTGGACCAAGGTCCATCCCGCCGACGACACCTCCGAGGCGGTCGGCGAGGTCTACGTCGTGGCCGTCGATCCGGCCGCGCAGGGCCGTGGGCTCGGTCGGCTGCTCACCCTCGCGGGCCTGCACCACCTGCGCGATCGCGGTCTTGACACGGTCATCCTCTACACCGAGGCCGACAACACCGCCGCCGTGCACACCTACACCCGGCTGGGTTTCGAGACCGCGCACATCGACGCCGCCTATTCGGCGCGCTGA
- the pstS gene encoding phosphate ABC transporter substrate-binding protein PstS, whose amino-acid sequence MKLERSGALLGVLAVAGALTLSACGSDDNSTATGNTTKVDVACGGKKALKASGSSAQKNAMDRFVNAYEQNCDGAKLDYTSSGSGAGVNEFVGGQTDFGGSDSALDPKKDEPKKAADRCGAPAWNLPTVFGPIAITYNLDGVTNLTLDGPTAAKIFNGTIKKWDDPIIKGLNQGVNLPGDDIHVIFRSDESGTTDNFQRYLDSASNGAWGKGAGKSFVGGTGEGAKGNEGTSAAIKNTKGAITYNEWSFAKSQNLATAQIITDAAVKPVPLTVDSAGKSIAAAKITGEGNDLIIDTNSFYKPTDPGAYPIMLATYEIVCSKYADAGTGTAVKAFLTSAINNGQNGLEESGYVPIPDAFKTKLTTAINAIS is encoded by the coding sequence GTGAAACTCGAGCGCAGCGGCGCCCTCCTAGGTGTGCTGGCGGTGGCCGGTGCTCTGACTCTTTCCGCCTGTGGCAGCGACGACAACTCGACCGCTACCGGTAACACCACCAAGGTCGATGTCGCGTGTGGCGGCAAGAAGGCGCTGAAGGCCAGCGGATCCTCCGCGCAGAAGAACGCCATGGACCGTTTCGTCAACGCGTACGAGCAGAACTGCGACGGCGCCAAGCTGGACTACACCTCCAGCGGCTCCGGCGCCGGTGTGAACGAATTCGTCGGCGGCCAGACCGATTTCGGCGGTTCGGACTCCGCGCTGGACCCCAAGAAGGACGAGCCGAAGAAGGCCGCCGATCGCTGCGGCGCCCCGGCCTGGAACCTGCCCACGGTGTTCGGCCCGATCGCCATCACCTACAACCTCGACGGCGTCACCAACCTGACGCTCGACGGGCCCACGGCCGCCAAGATCTTCAACGGCACCATCAAGAAGTGGGACGACCCGATCATCAAGGGCCTGAACCAGGGCGTGAACCTGCCCGGTGACGACATCCACGTGATCTTCCGCAGTGACGAGTCGGGCACCACCGACAACTTCCAGCGCTACCTGGACTCCGCGTCGAACGGCGCCTGGGGCAAGGGTGCGGGCAAGTCCTTCGTCGGCGGCACGGGTGAGGGCGCCAAAGGCAACGAGGGCACCTCGGCCGCGATCAAGAACACCAAGGGCGCCATCACCTACAACGAGTGGTCGTTCGCCAAGTCGCAGAACCTGGCCACCGCCCAGATCATCACCGACGCCGCCGTCAAGCCGGTGCCGCTGACCGTCGACTCCGCGGGCAAGTCGATCGCCGCCGCGAAGATCACCGGTGAGGGCAACGACCTGATCATCGACACCAACTCGTTCTACAAGCCGACCGATCCGGGTGCCTACCCGATCATGCTGGCCACCTACGAGATCGTGTGCTCGAAGTATGCCGACGCCGGGACCGGCACGGCCGTCAAAGCGTTCCTGACCTCTGCGATCAACAACGGTCAGAACGGGCTCGAGGAATCCGGCTACGTGCCGATTCCGGACGCCTTCAAGACCAAGCTGACCACAGCGATCAACGCCATCTCCTGA
- the pstC gene encoding phosphate ABC transporter permease subunit PstC produces MPSESSNKPARRPGGNSRRAESIFRSLATAAGATIVAAIALIALFLLIRAVPSVAANNANFFTSAEFNVGNADDMHFGIRDLFMVTVLSSLLALLIAVPLGVGIALFLTQYAPKVLARPFAMLVDLLAAVPSIVFGLWGFLVLAEKLAPFEQFLNNNLGWFFLFKEGNVSISGGGTIFTAGVVLAVMILPIITSVSREVFQLTPRAHIEAAQALGATKWEVVRMTVLPYGRSGVIAGSMLGLGRALGETIAVLIVLRTAAKPGSWSLFDGGYTFASKIASAASEFSQALPTGAYIAAGFVLFALTFVVNALARVAAGGKVNG; encoded by the coding sequence ATGCCGAGTGAGTCGAGCAACAAACCGGCGCGCCGCCCCGGCGGCAACAGCCGGCGCGCGGAAAGCATCTTCCGCTCGCTGGCCACCGCGGCCGGTGCGACGATCGTCGCCGCGATCGCACTCATCGCCCTGTTCCTGCTGATCCGCGCGGTGCCGTCGGTGGCGGCGAACAACGCGAACTTCTTCACCAGCGCCGAGTTCAACGTCGGCAATGCCGACGACATGCATTTCGGCATCCGCGACCTGTTCATGGTCACGGTGCTGAGTTCGCTGCTGGCCTTGCTGATCGCGGTGCCGCTGGGCGTCGGGATCGCGCTGTTCCTGACGCAGTACGCGCCGAAGGTGCTGGCGCGCCCGTTCGCGATGCTGGTGGATCTGCTCGCGGCGGTGCCGTCGATCGTGTTCGGTCTGTGGGGTTTCCTGGTGCTGGCCGAGAAGCTGGCGCCGTTCGAACAGTTCCTCAACAACAATCTGGGCTGGTTCTTCCTGTTCAAGGAGGGCAACGTCTCGATCAGCGGTGGCGGCACCATCTTCACCGCGGGTGTGGTGCTGGCCGTGATGATCCTGCCGATCATCACCTCGGTCAGCCGCGAGGTCTTCCAGCTGACTCCCCGCGCGCACATCGAGGCCGCGCAGGCGCTGGGCGCCACCAAGTGGGAGGTCGTGCGGATGACGGTGCTGCCCTACGGGCGTAGCGGTGTGATCGCCGGATCCATGCTGGGTCTGGGCCGCGCACTCGGTGAGACCATCGCGGTGCTGATCGTGCTGCGCACGGCGGCCAAGCCGGGCAGCTGGTCGCTGTTCGACGGCGGTTACACCTTCGCCTCCAAGATCGCCTCGGCCGCATCGGAATTCAGTCAGGCGCTGCCGACCGGCGCCTACATCGCGGCCGGTTTCGTGCTGTTCGCGCTGACCTTCGTGGTCAATGCGCTGGCCAGGGTCGCCGCCGGCGGGAAGGTGAACGGGTAA
- the pstA gene encoding phosphate ABC transporter permease PstA, with the protein MSTTTLDKPIKAPTFRHVSLTRKIRNNAATGVMWLSFGIALIPLAWVLILVLNKGFHAIVSSGWWSKSQKGVLPDQFAGGVYHAIYGTIVQSAVAAIIAVPLGILAGIYLVEYGRGWLAKTTTFMVDILAGVPSIVAALFVFALWIATFGFPQSAFAVSLALVLLMLPVVVRSTEEMLKLVPDELREASYALGIPKWKTILRIVVPTALPGMISGMLLAVARVMGETAPVLVLVGYSKSINYDIFNGNMASLPLMIYQELANPEAAGRMRVWGASLTLILIIALLYVGAAVVNKLLTRNR; encoded by the coding sequence ATGAGCACGACCACTCTCGACAAGCCGATCAAGGCGCCGACCTTCCGGCACGTCAGCCTCACCCGCAAGATCCGCAACAACGCGGCCACCGGCGTCATGTGGCTGTCGTTCGGTATCGCGCTGATCCCGCTGGCCTGGGTGCTGATCCTGGTGCTGAACAAGGGTTTCCACGCGATCGTCAGCAGTGGCTGGTGGAGCAAGTCGCAGAAGGGCGTGCTGCCCGACCAGTTCGCGGGCGGTGTGTACCACGCGATCTACGGCACCATCGTGCAGTCCGCGGTCGCCGCGATCATCGCGGTGCCGCTGGGCATTCTGGCGGGTATCTACCTGGTCGAGTACGGTCGCGGCTGGCTGGCCAAGACCACGACCTTCATGGTCGACATCCTCGCGGGCGTGCCCTCGATCGTCGCCGCGCTGTTCGTCTTCGCGCTGTGGATCGCCACCTTCGGCTTCCCGCAGTCGGCGTTCGCGGTCTCGCTGGCACTGGTGCTGCTGATGTTGCCCGTGGTGGTGCGCAGTACCGAGGAGATGCTCAAGCTGGTGCCGGACGAATTGCGGGAAGCGTCCTACGCGCTGGGCATTCCGAAATGGAAGACGATCCTGCGGATCGTGGTCCCCACCGCCCTGCCCGGCATGATCAGCGGTATGTTGCTCGCGGTCGCCCGCGTCATGGGTGAGACCGCGCCGGTACTGGTGCTGGTCGGTTATTCGAAGTCGATCAATTACGACATCTTCAACGGAAATATGGCCTCGCTGCCGCTGATGATCTATCAGGAGCTGGCCAACCCCGAGGCCGCCGGTCGCATGCGGGTGTGGGGTGCGTCGCTGACGCTGATCCTGATCATCGCGCTGCTGTACGTCGGTGCGGCCGTGGTCAACAAGCTGCTCACGCGAAACCGATAG
- the pstB gene encoding phosphate ABC transporter ATP-binding protein PstB — protein MAKRIDVKDLNIFYGKFHAVAGVSLTVLPRSVTAFIGPSGCGKSTVLRSLNRMHEVTPSARVEGAVLLDGEDIYGSTVDPVGVRRTIGMVFQRPNPFPTMSIRDNVVAGLKLQGVRNRKDLDEVAERSLQGANLWNEVKDRLDKPGGGLSGGQQQRLCIARAIAVSPDVLLMDEPCSALDPISTLAIEDLISELKKEYTIVIVTHNMQQAARVSDQTAFFNLESQGKPGKLIEIDETERIFSNPTQKATEDYISGRFG, from the coding sequence ATGGCCAAGCGGATCGACGTCAAGGATCTCAACATCTTCTACGGCAAATTCCATGCCGTAGCCGGGGTGTCGCTGACCGTATTGCCGCGCAGCGTCACCGCGTTCATCGGCCCGTCCGGGTGTGGCAAGTCCACCGTGCTGCGGTCGCTGAACCGGATGCACGAGGTGACCCCCAGCGCCCGGGTCGAGGGCGCGGTACTGCTCGACGGCGAGGACATCTACGGCTCGACCGTGGACCCGGTCGGCGTGCGCCGCACCATCGGCATGGTGTTCCAGCGGCCGAATCCGTTCCCCACCATGTCGATTCGCGACAATGTCGTGGCCGGGCTGAAGCTGCAGGGTGTGCGTAACCGCAAGGATCTCGACGAGGTCGCCGAGCGCTCGCTGCAAGGCGCCAACCTGTGGAACGAGGTCAAGGACCGGCTCGACAAGCCCGGCGGCGGCCTGTCCGGCGGTCAGCAGCAGCGTCTGTGCATCGCCCGCGCCATCGCGGTCTCGCCGGATGTGCTGCTGATGGACGAGCCGTGTTCGGCGCTGGACCCGATCTCCACGCTCGCGATCGAGGATCTGATCTCCGAGCTGAAGAAGGAGTACACGATCGTCATCGTCACCCACAACATGCAGCAGGCCGCGCGCGTGAGTGACCAGACGGCGTTCTTCAACCTGGAGTCGCAGGGCAAGCCCGGCAAGCTGATCGAGATCGACGAGACCGAGCGGATCTTCTCCAACCCCACCCAGAAGGCGACCGAGGACTACATCTCCGGCCGCTTCGGCTGA
- a CDS encoding class I SAM-dependent methyltransferase, producing MTTPLPFDNRDSAHMPGHWLLARLGKRVLRPGGKELTDRMLDAAELRGAEVVELAPGLGRTATAILHRSPSGYRGVEADPDAAALAAAAVGAAGTVTGGDAADTGLASGSADVVIGEAMLTMQTDPHKADIVAEAFRVLRPGGRYAIHELALAPDDLGDETKSEIRKALARSIKVNARPLTRAEWTRLLTEGGFEVGTVEFAPMALLRPRRVLADEGLLGTMRIIRNVLRDRPARERVLAMRSTFRTYRRSLTAIAVIARKPA from the coding sequence ATGACCACACCGCTACCGTTCGACAACCGCGATTCCGCGCACATGCCCGGCCATTGGCTGCTGGCCCGGCTCGGCAAGCGCGTCCTGCGCCCCGGCGGCAAGGAATTGACCGACCGCATGCTCGATGCCGCCGAACTGCGCGGCGCCGAGGTCGTCGAGCTGGCGCCCGGTCTGGGCAGGACCGCCACCGCCATCCTGCACCGGAGTCCGTCCGGCTATCGCGGTGTGGAGGCCGACCCCGATGCCGCCGCCCTCGCCGCGGCCGCGGTGGGTGCGGCCGGAACCGTCACCGGCGGCGACGCCGCGGACACGGGTCTGGCATCCGGTTCCGCCGATGTGGTGATCGGCGAGGCGATGCTGACCATGCAGACCGATCCGCACAAGGCCGATATCGTCGCCGAGGCCTTCCGGGTACTGCGCCCCGGCGGCCGCTACGCCATTCACGAACTCGCCTTGGCGCCGGACGATCTCGGCGACGAGACCAAGTCCGAGATCCGCAAGGCATTGGCACGCTCGATCAAGGTCAATGCCCGGCCGCTGACCCGCGCGGAGTGGACGCGACTGCTCACCGAGGGCGGATTCGAGGTCGGCACAGTCGAATTCGCGCCGATGGCCCTGTTGCGGCCGCGCCGTGTCCTCGCCGACGAGGGACTGCTCGGCACGATGCGGATCATCCGGAACGTCCTGCGCGACCGGCCCGCTCGCGAGCGCGTCCTCGCCATGCGATCGACGTTCCGCACCTACCGGCGCAGCCTGACGGCCATCGCCGTCATCGCGAGGAAGCCCGCATGA
- a CDS encoding transcriptional regulator, with amino-acid sequence MTGTPRQRDRVLALVRDSLEPLDAPLIARALGIHITTARFHLNALIDEGLVEGTWLPSETVGRPRKGYVAAGADPAAPVLAALLAQLGDTPADRKAKAVVAGRMWADSLADVAEPAAGLPDPVTVVTMALTRLGFQVSESVSSFGTHEIRLCNCPLRRIAVGAPEIVIGIQQGLIERVLWRHSPALTEHYDVEVHPDPAGDCGVTLRLTGKSARSATAAR; translated from the coding sequence ATGACCGGCACGCCTCGGCAACGGGACCGGGTCCTGGCGCTGGTCCGCGATTCCCTGGAACCGCTGGACGCGCCACTCATCGCGCGCGCGTTGGGCATTCACATCACCACGGCGCGCTTCCACCTGAACGCGCTCATCGACGAGGGGCTGGTCGAGGGCACCTGGTTGCCGTCGGAAACAGTCGGCCGTCCGCGGAAGGGATATGTCGCCGCCGGCGCCGATCCGGCCGCTCCGGTACTGGCCGCACTGCTCGCGCAACTGGGGGATACCCCCGCCGACCGGAAGGCGAAAGCCGTTGTGGCGGGCCGGATGTGGGCCGACAGCCTCGCCGATGTCGCGGAGCCGGCGGCCGGACTGCCCGATCCGGTGACGGTCGTGACCATGGCGCTCACCCGGCTCGGATTCCAGGTCTCGGAGTCGGTGTCGAGTTTCGGCACGCACGAGATCCGGCTGTGCAACTGTCCGCTGCGGCGAATCGCGGTGGGCGCCCCGGAGATCGTGATCGGCATCCAGCAGGGGCTGATCGAGCGGGTGCTGTGGCGGCACTCGCCCGCGCTGACCGAGCACTACGACGTCGAGGTGCATCCGGATCCCGCCGGTGACTGCGGCGTGACGCTGCGGCTGACCGGTAAATCGGCCCGGTCCGCGACCGCCGCGCGCTGA
- a CDS encoding ABC transporter ATP-binding protein produces MIEIRDLTLRYSGAPVLEVPAATIPDAAVTCLLGLNGTGKSTLLRCICGIIAPDTGIVRVDGDTVRTGHHTPPTLGMHLDYRAFDPRHTARRHLRWIARARGLPADRVAEVLDLVGLGRAADRRLGHYSLGMLQRAGVAAALLSRPRTLLLDEPLNGLDIAGILWMRGLLRRLAEAGTCVLIASHLLDEVQRHADRVVVLGAGRVLADAPVPEMMGAATTLEEAYLRLTGLDGSSIGSVA; encoded by the coding sequence ATGATCGAGATCCGAGATCTGACGCTGCGATACTCCGGCGCTCCGGTACTCGAGGTTCCCGCGGCGACCATTCCCGACGCGGCGGTGACCTGTCTGCTCGGACTGAACGGAACCGGCAAATCCACTCTGCTGCGGTGTATCTGCGGCATCATCGCGCCCGACACGGGCATCGTCCGGGTGGACGGGGACACCGTCCGGACCGGACATCACACCCCGCCGACCCTGGGGATGCATCTGGACTACCGCGCCTTCGATCCCCGGCACACCGCGCGTCGGCATCTGCGCTGGATCGCACGCGCTCGGGGACTGCCCGCGGACCGGGTCGCCGAGGTGCTGGATCTCGTCGGGCTCGGCCGTGCCGCCGATCGGCGGCTGGGGCATTACTCGCTGGGCATGCTGCAGCGCGCCGGAGTCGCGGCCGCCCTCCTGTCGCGGCCGCGGACGCTGCTGCTGGACGAACCGCTCAACGGTCTCGATATCGCGGGCATCCTGTGGATGCGCGGTCTGCTCCGGCGACTCGCCGAGGCGGGCACCTGTGTGCTGATCGCCTCGCATCTGCTCGACGAGGTCCAGCGTCATGCGGATCGGGTAGTGGTACTGGGGGCGGGGCGGGTGCTGGCGGATGCGCCGGTGCCCGAGATGATGGGCGCGGCAACGACTCTCGAGGAGGCGTACCTGCGTCTCACCGGCCTGGACGGCTCCTCGATCGGATCCGTCGCATGA